A region from the Ctenopharyngodon idella isolate HZGC_01 chromosome 13, HZGC01, whole genome shotgun sequence genome encodes:
- the chs1 gene encoding chitin synthase 1 — protein MEELKQRRQKREGRHRDTWDPFQLNPIGAEKEKKRTCFRILQNLVAVIVGLLVLVSGVVSKGSLLVLTTLSSPVSLRTEVEQQFYTLLLMCVLVTPNLLMFLKSLWKCLFKSYVAPNPKTLGIMCVIESLVAVGTAVLVLIVMPKLDILTNLCIPGGICILSAVFQIAFRLQTRSWMIIYPICSLILVLSGYTLLVIDYYVRESTFVPEQMEGFYVYIGIGIFASVLVSLNWWENPFQASTNIQEMLKDLDSFRDSVYLFTSLLRIAVTLGVYFLYFCLIANTPIDWDAYTQASKGAVEIGLGLFFLQAFCSAACHWFGVVACKIHAVRFGFALPVSLIGPVTIILGITLFLTQADHLVPSDGIITRGEITGENNSTQNISSIFWQFCYELQDLQYVNTTPVIILEISYSICKTSLNNPYQMWPFSMLVLEGVCMWLGLVACTYYVWKIKVQRIERTSQLFVRRLYESAFIDLSMLLNTKMKVIRMANKESSDIEVENCVIYLCATMWHETYDEMLKILTSMFRLDRYRGDPKEEHKDVFDFECHIYVDDAFMIEKDEEKGTETRLVNSYVSDLVNVVMEVYRVFTNKEPDEVSIIETPYGGRLVFVMPEGNMLYVHLKDKALIRNKKRWSQIMYLYYLLGWKGYNVKNPQKITRQNNPCRASLISLDSETYLLPSHDNDSKRKHISDDNTYIMALDGDTDFQPGALILLVDRLRMYDNVGAACGRIHPTGMGPMVWYQKFEYAVGHWLQKTAEHVFGSVLCSPGCFSLFRGSALMDDNVLKRYTTKATRASEYVQYDQGEDRWLCTLLLQQGWRVEYNAASDAYTNSPQEFKEFYNQRRRWGPSTLANTLDLLHSGRDTVKRNTSISMLYILYQIFTVASSILGPASVTLMVAGAFQFVFKISGTLSIIIAVIPPVIYMIICFVAKPNFQITVAAILSVIYAFLMTASFFSIIGDMVIQQTFITPTGLFLVSGAILYMVTAILHPQETTLILYGLMYFICIPSGYLLLTIYSLVNMHIVSWGTRETSKGKEQKKQVGVVCNRDCKMCCWDVKIQVTQETENLLLQQIQHAVNPNTPAAKTEPDVPLAQSTQEEQSSLDINKRILDNQEMSHKKGESKENLNKDNKEKDTDSERSGSSKSCEKKVDQFNDDTDFDDDDDDDDDYDFDYNNLEPKEVVPESDWVEPVKREFLKKLTYANLKRNLQEQIRYTLRNKNQEDLCEELVLILTDTLNEELKDKVGPEDVLTETQLEELQYALNEAARRIVKANRIENGAQRLERRVKRGIERTLVAPQVEKLSEDETDFWNKLLERYLKPIQDDKAHLEEVTRELKSLRNKAVFLYFIVNVLWVVATFFLQAIGGDVLSIEIPKYDPVNKTLLPEPMKVEPLSLMFLLSFAILLIVQFLAMLYHRVYTLIHVVSYRGTEKNYKEKDEEDEDDALVLGNPIENTLIITGDDL, from the exons AGACACCTGGGACCCCTTCCAGTTGAACCCGATCGGAGCcgagaaagagaagaagagaacATGCTTCCGAATTCTGCAGAACCTGGTGGCTGTTATTGTGGGCCTGCTGGTGCTGGTCAGCGGCGTCGTGAGCAAG GGATCTCTGCTGGTCCTGACCACTCTGTCCAGTCCAGTGTCTTTGAGAACCGAAGTGGAACAGCAGTTCTACACGCTGCTGTTGATGTGTGTCCTAGTGACGCCAAACCTCCTGATGTTCCTGAAGTCTCTGTGGAAGTGTCTCTTCAAGAGTTATGTGGCTCCTAACCCAAAGACACTGGGAATC ATGTGTGTGATTGAGAGTCTGGTGGCGGTCGGGACGGCAGTTCTGGTGCTCATTGTGATGCCTAAGCTTGATATCCTCACAAACCTCTGCATCCCTGGAGGGATCTGCATCCTTTCGGCCGTGTTCCAGATCGCCTTCCGCTTGCAGACAAGGAGCTGGATGATCATCTACCCCATATGCTCCCTCATCCTAGTGCTCAGCGGATACACTCTACTGGTGATTGACTACTACGTAAGAGAGTCCACATTCGTCCCAGAACAAATGGAAGGTTTTTATGTATATATCGGCATTGGGATTTTTGCATCAGTGCTGGTTTCGCTGAACTGGTGGGAGAACCCTTTTCAGGCCAGCACAAACATTCAGGAGATGCTCAAGGATTTGGACTCTTTCAGAGACTCTGTTTATCTGTTTACCAGCCTCCTTCGAATAGCTGTGACTCTGGGGGTGTACTTTCTGTATTTCTGCCTGATTGCTAACACTCCCATCGACTGGGACGCGTACACCCAAGCCAGTAAAGGAGCTGTAGAGATAGGCCTTGGGCTGTTTTTCCTGCAGGCGTTCTGCTCTGCCGCGTGCCACTGGTTTGGAGTCGTGGCCTGCAAGATCCACGCTGTGAGATTTGGTTTTGCCCTGCCTGTGTCATTAATCGGTCCAGTAACAATAATTCTGGGCATTACACTTTTCTTGACGCAAGCTGACCATCTAGTCCCTTCAGATGGAATTATTACCAGAGGCGAAATTACTGGTGAAAATAATTCTACACAAAATATTTCCAGTATTTTCTGGCAATTTTGCTATGAACTTCAAGATCTCCAGTACGTTAATACCACCCCGGTTATAATACTGGAGATTTCCTATAGCATCTGCAAAACGTCACTCAACAATCCGTACCAAATGTGGCCTTTCTCCATGCTGGTGCTGGAGGGGGTCTGCATGTGGCTCGGGCTCGTCGCATGCACGTATTATGTGTGGAAAATAAAAGTGCAGAGAATTGAACGCACGTCTCAGCTTTTCGTACGCCGCCTGTATGAATCAGCCTTCATTGACCTCTCTATGCTGCTGAACACGAAAATGAAAGTCATTCGTATGGCAAACAAGGAGAG TAGTGACATTGAAGTGGAAAACTGTGTCATTTACCTTTGTGCAACAATGTGGCATGAAACATATGACGAGATGCTGAAAATCTTGACTTCAATGTTCAG ATTGGACAGATACCGAGGGGATCCAAAGGAGGAACACAAGGATGTCTTTGACTTTGAGTGCCATATTTATGTCGACGATGCCTTCATGATAGAAAAAGACGAAGAAAAAGGCACTGAGACAAGGCTTGTCAACAGCTATGTTAGCGACCTTGTAAATGTTGTCATGGAGGTGTACAG GGTATTTACAAATAAGGAGCCCGATGAGGTTTCTATCATTGAAACACCATATGGTGGTCGTCTTGTGTTTGTCATGCCAGAGGGAAACATGCTTTATGTCCACCTGAAGGACAAAGCACTGATTCGAAATAAAAAGAGATGGTCACAG ATCATGTACCTGTATTACCTGCTTGGTTGGAAAGGATACAATGTCAAAAACCCTCAGAAAATAACA AGACAGAACAACCCATGCCGTGCCAGTCTCATATCATTAGATAGTGAGACTTATTTACTACCTTCTCATGACAACGACAGCAAGAGGAAGCATATATCTGATGACAACACGTATATCATGGCCTTGGATGGAGACACAGACTTCCAGCCTGGTGCTCTGATACTGCTCGTCGACCGTCTGAGAATGTATGACAACGTGGGTGCAGCCTGTGGACGGATCCACCCCACTGGAATGG GCCCAATGGTGTGGTATCAGAAGTTCGAGTACGCAGTGGGTCACTGGCTTCAGAAGACGGCGGAGCACGTGTTTGGGTCGGTTCTGTGCAGTCCAGGCTGTTTCAGTCTGTTCAGAGGATCTGCGCTGATGGACGACAACGTCCTGAAACGTTACACCACCAAAGCCACTCGAGCCTCTGAGTATGTGCAGTACGATCAAG GTGAGGACCGTTGGCTGTGCACTCTTCTCCTGCAGCAGGGCTGGCGGGTGGAGTATAACGCCGCCTCAGATGCTTACACCAACTCTCCTCAAGAGTTCAAAGAGTTTTACAACCAGAGACGTCGATGGGGTCCTTCGACACTGGCCAACACTCTCGATCTGCTCCACAGCGGGAGAGACACAGTCAAGAGGAACACCTCCATATCCATGCTTTACATCTTATATCAGATCTTCACCGTGGCTTCCTCCATTCTGGGACCTGCATCGGTTACCCTCATGGTTGCAG GAGCTTTCCAATTTGTGTTTAAAATTTCAGGCACTCTTTCCATAATAATTGCAGTTATACCTCCAGTTATTTACATGATCATATGTTTTGTGGCCAAACCCAACTTCCAAATCACAGTTGCTGCCATTCTCAGTGTCATATATGCATTCCTGATGACTGCGTCCTTCTTTTCCATTATTG GTGACATGGTTATACAACAAACATTCATAACTCCTACTGGACTCTTCCTGGTGTCTGGTGCGATCCTGTACATGGTGACAGCCATCCTTCACCCTCAAGAGACCACACTGATCCTCTATGGTCTGATGTACTTCATCTGCATTCCCAGTGGCTATCTCCTCCTCACCATATACTCCCTAGTCAACATGCACATTGTATCTTGGGGTACTCGAGAAACCAGCAAGGGCAAGGAACAGAAAAAGCAAGTGGGTGTCGTGTGCAATCGCGACTGCAAAATGTGCTGTTGGGATGTGAAAATCCAAGTCACTCAAGAGACCGAAAATCTACTGCTTCAACAAATCCAGCACGCCGTCAATCCAAACACACCAGCTGCCAAAACCGAGCCCGACGTGCCGCTGGCTCAGAGCACCCAAGAAGAGCAGAGCAGTTTAGACATAAACAAACGCATCCTGGACAACCAGGAGATGAGCCATAAGAAGGGCGAATCCAAAGAGAATCTCAACAAGGACAACAAGGAAAAAGACACTGACTCTGAGAGAAG TGGGAGCTCCAAAAGCTGTGAGAAGAAAGTGGACCAATTTAATGATGACACAGACTTTGACGATGACGACGACGACGATGATGATTATGATTTTGATTACAATAATTTGGAGCCGAAGGAAGTTGTGCCTGAGAGTG ATTGGGTGGAGCCAGTGAAGAGAGAGTTCCTGAAGAAACTGACCTATGCAAATCTAAAGAGGAACCTTCAGGAGCAGATCAGATACACGCTGAGGAACAAGAACCAGGAGGATCTGTGCGAGGAACTGGTGCTGATTCTCACGGACACCCTGAACGAGGAGCTGAAGGATAAAGTGGGTCCTGAGGATGTGTTGACCGAGACTCAGCTGGAGGAACTGCAATATGCTCTGAATGAAGCCGCCAGACGCATCGTAAAGGCCAACCGCATCGAGAACGGAGCACAGAGACTGGAGCGTCGCGTCAAGAGGGGGATCGAGAGAACGCTTGTGGCTCCACAGGTTGAGAAACTATCTGAG GATGAAACCGATTTCTGGAATAAACTGTTAGAGCGTTATCTCAAGCCCATTCAAGATGACAAAGCTCATCTCGAGGAAGTGACACGGGAGCTAAAGTCTCTACGAAACAAG gCAGTGTTTTTGTACTTCATAGTTAACGTTCTATGGGTTGTAGCAACGTTCTTCCTTCAGGCCATTGGTGGTGATGTTCTGAGCATCGAGATCCCAAAGTATGATCCAGTAAACAAAACGTTATTACCAGAACCCATGAAGGTGGAGCCTTTGAGTTTGATGTTTCTGCTGTCTTTTGCCATTCTGCTCATCGTTCAGTTCTTGGCGATGCTCTACCACAG GGTATACACCCTCATCCATGTGGTGTCGTACAGAGGCACGGAGAAAAACTACAAAGAAAAGGACGAG GAGGATGAAGATGATGCATTGGTCCTGGGGAATCCAATTGAAAATACTCTTATCATCACTGGCGACGACTTATAA